Proteins from a genomic interval of Desulfofustis limnaeus:
- a CDS encoding radical SAM protein — MYNYLFGPVPSRRLGMSLGVDLVPKKVCSLDCVYCEVGKTTELTTIRKEYIPFAELIAELDRYFAESSQDPDHITFSGYGEPTLNSRIGDIIAHIKQIKPHIPIAVLTNGTLLHDPEVRAELLGADVVLPSLDAATDAAFHRINRPHRDINLSRYIDGLVAFRREFKGKLWLEVFILPGYNDSAEELAEMKRIIGRITPDAVQLNTLDRPGTVPGLRTLSAEEMQRVISLLATDAIEIIAPAQKRTHSSGYRSDKENAILETIARRPCTIADLSTITGLHANEINKYLSVLENEGKVETVRQERGLFYQVKGR; from the coding sequence ATGTACAACTATCTGTTCGGCCCGGTCCCCTCACGACGTCTGGGCATGTCTCTCGGCGTGGATCTGGTCCCGAAAAAAGTGTGCAGCCTCGACTGCGTCTATTGCGAAGTCGGCAAGACCACCGAGCTCACAACCATCAGAAAGGAGTATATCCCGTTCGCCGAACTCATCGCCGAACTGGACCGCTACTTCGCCGAAAGCAGTCAGGATCCCGACCACATCACCTTTTCCGGATACGGAGAACCGACACTCAACAGCAGGATCGGTGACATCATCGCCCATATCAAACAGATCAAGCCACACATCCCGATTGCCGTGTTGACTAACGGCACTCTGCTGCATGACCCGGAGGTCCGGGCAGAGCTGCTGGGCGCCGACGTGGTGCTGCCTTCGCTGGATGCGGCTACAGACGCCGCCTTCCACCGCATCAATCGCCCGCATCGGGATATCAACCTGAGCCGCTATATCGACGGCCTGGTCGCCTTTCGTCGAGAGTTCAAGGGGAAACTGTGGCTCGAGGTGTTCATCCTGCCGGGCTACAACGACTCAGCCGAAGAACTGGCGGAAATGAAGCGGATCATCGGCCGTATCACCCCCGATGCCGTCCAGCTCAACACCCTGGATCGACCGGGAACTGTGCCAGGGCTGCGGACCCTGAGTGCAGAGGAGATGCAGCGGGTCATCTCCTTACTGGCAACAGACGCCATCGAGATCATCGCCCCAGCACAAAAGCGCACCCACTCGTCCGGCTACCGGAGCGACAAGGAGAACGCCATCCTGGAAACCATTGCTCGCCGACCGTGCACCATTGCCGATTTAAGCACCATCACCGGCCTTCACGCCAACGAGATCAACAAATACCTTTCCGTCCTGGAAAACGAGGGCAAGGTCGAGACCGTTCGGCAAGAGCGGGGGCTCTTTTACCAGGTGAAGGGTAGATAA
- a CDS encoding M55 family metallopeptidase: MKVYISADIEGIGCVVRSEHSSPGGREYERARRFMTAEVNSAALGAFAAGATDVVVADSHNVGLNLIPEELDERVRLIMGSPRPLAMMEGIDSGFDAVFLVGYHGCAGTADAVIAHTFTGRMAEVRFNDLVIGEIGISALLAGAHRVPVVFMSGDDAGCREAEALLPGLATVAVKQGIGAYAALCSHPRICRQRIQKTAEAALRACSQSGFPAPLTLSGPITVEMRFTTASGVDRVLRMPRVERLDGNRIRYQAADVHEAFAAFNTMADLIELTTFI; the protein is encoded by the coding sequence ATGAAGGTCTATATTTCAGCGGACATCGAAGGGATCGGCTGCGTCGTCCGCAGTGAGCATTCCTCTCCCGGCGGCCGAGAGTACGAACGGGCCCGCCGTTTCATGACCGCCGAGGTCAACAGCGCCGCGCTCGGCGCCTTCGCGGCCGGGGCCACCGATGTGGTGGTCGCCGATTCCCATAACGTCGGGCTCAACTTGATCCCGGAAGAGCTCGACGAGCGGGTGCGGCTGATCATGGGTTCTCCCCGCCCCTTGGCCATGATGGAGGGGATCGACAGCGGCTTCGATGCCGTCTTTCTGGTCGGCTACCACGGCTGCGCCGGCACCGCCGATGCGGTCATCGCTCACACCTTTACCGGACGGATGGCCGAGGTGCGCTTCAACGACCTGGTGATCGGTGAAATCGGGATCAGCGCCCTGTTGGCCGGTGCTCACCGGGTGCCGGTGGTCTTCATGTCCGGTGATGACGCCGGTTGCCGAGAAGCGGAAGCCCTGTTACCGGGGCTGGCCACCGTCGCCGTCAAACAGGGTATCGGCGCCTATGCCGCCCTGTGCAGCCATCCACGGATCTGCCGGCAACGGATCCAGAAAACGGCCGAAGCCGCCTTGCGCGCCTGCAGCCAATCCGGCTTTCCTGCCCCGCTCACCCTCTCCGGCCCAATCACGGTGGAGATGCGCTTCACCACCGCCTCAGGGGTCGATCGGGTGCTGCGGATGCCGCGAGTCGAGCGACTCGACGGCAATCGCATCCGTTATCAGGCCGCCGATGTGCACGAGGCCTTCGCCGCCTTCAACACCATGGCCGACCTGATCGAGTTGACAACCTTTATCTGA
- a CDS encoding ABC transporter ATP-binding protein: MAETLLDIRDLSVEFSGYRGTAKVLDRIGLSLRNGEILGVVGETGCGKSVIARSILRLIPDPPGRITSGSIMLKGEDILRAKPVRLRRIRGNEISMIFQEPMSSLDPVFTIGNQMIEVLRRHRPVDRRRARAMCIEMLHRVQLPDPESILTCYPHELSGGMRQRVMIAMALSCDPQLLIADEPTTALDVTVQGQVLAILTRLTREQGVTVLFITHDMGVVAQTCDRVAVMYAGRIVEIAPVKSLFAHPRHPYSKGLLACIPAVDADRDVLASIPGTVPDLVKPPPGCRFHERCRQAQSRCTDTLPPLVEVAADHLVACHGFSASATERRRS, translated from the coding sequence ATGGCCGAAACCCTCCTGGACATACGCGATCTCTCGGTGGAATTCAGCGGCTACCGCGGTACCGCCAAGGTGCTCGACCGGATCGGTCTGAGCCTGCGCAACGGCGAGATCCTCGGCGTGGTGGGAGAAACCGGGTGCGGCAAGTCGGTGATAGCCCGTTCCATCCTCCGACTCATCCCGGATCCGCCCGGCCGCATCACCTCCGGCTCCATCATGCTCAAGGGCGAAGACATCCTGCGCGCCAAACCGGTTCGGCTGCGTCGGATCCGCGGCAACGAGATCTCGATGATCTTCCAGGAACCGATGTCCAGCCTCGATCCGGTCTTCACCATCGGCAACCAGATGATCGAGGTCCTGCGGCGGCATCGCCCGGTCGACCGGCGCCGGGCCCGTGCCATGTGCATCGAAATGCTGCATCGGGTGCAGCTGCCTGATCCCGAATCGATCCTGACCTGCTACCCGCATGAATTGTCGGGCGGGATGCGCCAGCGGGTGATGATCGCCATGGCCCTCTCCTGCGATCCGCAGCTGCTTATTGCCGACGAGCCGACCACCGCTCTGGACGTCACCGTGCAGGGTCAGGTCCTGGCCATTCTGACCCGGCTGACCCGGGAGCAGGGAGTCACCGTCCTGTTCATCACTCACGACATGGGCGTCGTCGCCCAAACCTGCGACCGAGTGGCGGTCATGTATGCCGGCCGAATCGTTGAGATCGCCCCGGTCAAAAGCCTCTTTGCCCATCCCCGCCATCCTTACAGCAAAGGGCTGCTCGCCTGCATCCCGGCCGTCGACGCCGACCGGGACGTACTGGCCTCGATTCCCGGCACCGTCCCCGATCTCGTCAAACCGCCGCCGGGGTGCCGCTTCCACGAGCGCTGCCGTCAGGCGCAGAGCCGGTGCACCGATACCTTACCGCCGCTGGTCGAGGTGGCAGCCGACCACCTTGTCGCCTGCCACGGCTTCTCGGCATCCGCCACAGAGAGGAGGCGATCATGA
- a CDS encoding ABC transporter ATP-binding protein, translating to MMNPVIEVRHLIKHFPLAGNFWGRQRAVLRAVDDVSLAIRPGETLGLVGESGSGKSTVGNCILRLVEPDRGEIYCQGQAVHSLKGNDLRRIRRRMQMVFQDPQSSLDPRMTVQTIVGYPLKLQRLAASSTEVAERVEHILTEVGLGREHLDRYPHEFSGGQRQRIGIARALITEPAFIIFDEPTSALDVSVQAQILNLIKTLQHRHGYAYLFISHDLTVVRHISHRVAVMYLGIFVESAAKGDLFEQPAHPYTRALLASAPKPNPDIRQELAVIAGDPPSPVHLPSGCRFHPRCPEAMPICRQKAPKTKNIGGDRADKLHRVCCHLY from the coding sequence ATCATGAACCCGGTCATCGAGGTCCGCCACCTGATCAAACACTTTCCCCTGGCCGGCAACTTCTGGGGACGACAGCGGGCTGTCCTGCGGGCCGTGGACGATGTCTCGCTGGCGATCAGGCCCGGTGAGACGCTCGGCCTCGTGGGCGAATCGGGCAGCGGCAAGTCCACCGTCGGCAACTGTATACTGCGACTTGTCGAACCCGACCGTGGAGAGATCTATTGTCAGGGACAAGCGGTACACAGCCTCAAAGGTAACGATCTCCGGCGGATCCGCCGGCGCATGCAGATGGTCTTTCAGGACCCGCAATCATCCCTTGACCCGCGCATGACGGTGCAGACCATCGTCGGCTATCCGCTCAAACTGCAGCGCCTTGCCGCCTCATCGACCGAGGTGGCCGAGCGGGTCGAACACATCCTTACCGAAGTGGGCCTCGGCCGCGAACACCTGGATCGCTACCCCCACGAGTTTTCCGGCGGACAGCGTCAACGGATCGGCATTGCCCGGGCGCTGATCACCGAGCCGGCCTTCATCATTTTCGACGAACCCACCTCGGCTCTCGACGTCTCCGTCCAGGCCCAGATCCTTAACTTGATCAAGACCCTGCAACACCGCCACGGGTATGCGTACCTGTTCATCTCACACGATCTGACCGTGGTTCGCCATATCAGTCATCGGGTTGCCGTGATGTACCTCGGCATCTTCGTAGAAAGTGCAGCCAAAGGGGATCTGTTCGAGCAGCCGGCCCACCCCTATACCCGAGCCCTGCTCGCTTCCGCGCCCAAACCCAATCCGGACATACGACAGGAGCTGGCAGTCATTGCGGGTGATCCACCCAGCCCGGTCCACCTGCCTTCCGGCTGCCGGTTCCATCCGCGTTGCCCCGAGGCGATGCCCATCTGCAGGCAGAAGGCCCCGAAGACCAAAAACATCGGCGGCGACCGGGCCGACAAGCTACACCGCGTCTGCTGCCACCTCTATTAA